The proteins below come from a single Chrysoperla carnea chromosome 1, inChrCarn1.1, whole genome shotgun sequence genomic window:
- the LOC123290448 gene encoding BLOC-1-related complex subunit 6 isoform X2 — protein MASESTDNSPSKPPTDPPPIFSPPLPARPPRPLPQPKLLNSNADIARTKELHDLECEQEIDEMSQQMTASYSEISFNSSGSPVSECGTAVSFGLDQIDSPIQVPDLPDHIKHRPDSLQYDKAQGKSIASKNIGCPDLHGTIHVDGNMTYFIAEDLEYKIKLSSPITKKNYTNFPGTSRSGTPNNLYRQILVPQFTQIDVNILADLECEAQRMATSIDNLTENLGGILHSMSSITADNVDIYKDAVSKMSDAMDLNIKGMYTIIAKAEEVSHTMKNVQYHAERIKEIKRLVDLFESNL, from the exons atggcTTCTGAGAGTACTGATAATTCTCCAAGTAAACCACCTACAGATCCACCCCCAATTTTTTCACCTCCTTTACCAGCT AGACCACCTAGACCATTACCTCAGCCCAAACTCTTAAATTCCAATGCGGACATAGCACGAACAAAAGAATTGCATGATTTAGAATGTGAACAGGAAATTGATGAAATGTCGCAACAAATGACTGCTTCGTACAGTGAAATATCATTTAATTCGAGTGGAAGTCCTGTTTCTGAGTGTGGCACTGCTGTTTCGTTTGGCTTAGATCAAATTGATTCTCCAATTCAAGTTCCTGATTTACCTGATCATATTAAACATCGACCCGATAGTTTACAGTACGATAAGGCCCAAGGAAAAAGTATTGCATCCAAAAATatag gttGTCCTGATTTACATGGAACAATACATGTGGATGGTAATATGACATACTTCATTGCAGAAGATTTAGAGTATAAGATTAAATTATCAAGTCCCATTACGAAAAAGA ATTATACGAATTTTCCTGGAACATCACGTAGTGGTACACCGAATAATTTATATCGACAAATATTAGTACCACAATTTACACAGATTGATGTAAATATTCTAGCGGATTTAGAATGTGAAGCACAACGTATGGCAACATCTATTGATAATCTAACAGAAAATCTAGGTGGTATACTTCATTCG atgtCTTCGATAACTGCCGATAATGTTGACATTTATAAAGATGCGGTTTCAAAAATGTCTGATGCAATGGACTTAAATATAAAAGGAATGTACACTATTATAGCAAAAGCTGAAGAAGTATCTCATACTATGAAAAATGTTCAATATCATGCGGAGAGAAT AAAAGAGATAAAACGACTTGTGGACTTATTCGAAAGTaatctttaa
- the LOC123290448 gene encoding BLOC-1-related complex subunit 6 isoform X1, which produces MASESTDNSPSKPPTDPPPIFSPPLPARPPRPLPQPKLLNSNADIARTKELHDLECEQEIDEMSQQMTASYSEISFNSSGSPVSECGTAVSFGLDQIDSPIQVPDLPDHIKHRPDSLQYDKAQGKSIASKNIGCPDLHGTIHVDGNMTYFIAEDLEYKIKLSSPITKKSDYTNFPGTSRSGTPNNLYRQILVPQFTQIDVNILADLECEAQRMATSIDNLTENLGGILHSMSSITADNVDIYKDAVSKMSDAMDLNIKGMYTIIAKAEEVSHTMKNVQYHAERIKEIKRLVDLFESNL; this is translated from the exons atggcTTCTGAGAGTACTGATAATTCTCCAAGTAAACCACCTACAGATCCACCCCCAATTTTTTCACCTCCTTTACCAGCT AGACCACCTAGACCATTACCTCAGCCCAAACTCTTAAATTCCAATGCGGACATAGCACGAACAAAAGAATTGCATGATTTAGAATGTGAACAGGAAATTGATGAAATGTCGCAACAAATGACTGCTTCGTACAGTGAAATATCATTTAATTCGAGTGGAAGTCCTGTTTCTGAGTGTGGCACTGCTGTTTCGTTTGGCTTAGATCAAATTGATTCTCCAATTCAAGTTCCTGATTTACCTGATCATATTAAACATCGACCCGATAGTTTACAGTACGATAAGGCCCAAGGAAAAAGTATTGCATCCAAAAATatag gttGTCCTGATTTACATGGAACAATACATGTGGATGGTAATATGACATACTTCATTGCAGAAGATTTAGAGTATAAGATTAAATTATCAAGTCCCATTACGAAAAAGAGTG ATTATACGAATTTTCCTGGAACATCACGTAGTGGTACACCGAATAATTTATATCGACAAATATTAGTACCACAATTTACACAGATTGATGTAAATATTCTAGCGGATTTAGAATGTGAAGCACAACGTATGGCAACATCTATTGATAATCTAACAGAAAATCTAGGTGGTATACTTCATTCG atgtCTTCGATAACTGCCGATAATGTTGACATTTATAAAGATGCGGTTTCAAAAATGTCTGATGCAATGGACTTAAATATAAAAGGAATGTACACTATTATAGCAAAAGCTGAAGAAGTATCTCATACTATGAAAAATGTTCAATATCATGCGGAGAGAAT AAAAGAGATAAAACGACTTGTGGACTTATTCGAAAGTaatctttaa